A genomic stretch from Arthrobacter sp. KBS0702 includes:
- a CDS encoding CDP-alcohol phosphatidyltransferase family protein, giving the protein MTAVDPGIGTAAPAGTGYRDTVKQLAAAQKTAARGAPAYSRYVNRRLGRLLAALALRAGLGPNAVTAISAVFTFSGIALLTVFPPSGALGIGVALLLVVGYALDSADGQVARMQGSGSPAGEWLDHMVDAVKTSALPLALAVGLYRFGAVDRWWLLVPLAAAVISAVLFFSMILTEQLRRQHRLVSVAAPGNRSWVRSVLVVPMDYGVLCLSFAFYGVVPLFLAVYTLIVAATAGFLLLASVKWFREISAFPPAPGRESRQRLPQPTEPTGSITGTGVPQ; this is encoded by the coding sequence ATGACCGCCGTCGATCCGGGAATCGGTACGGCCGCCCCGGCCGGCACGGGCTACCGGGACACCGTGAAGCAGCTTGCCGCGGCGCAGAAGACGGCGGCCCGCGGGGCGCCGGCGTACTCCCGCTACGTCAACCGCCGGCTCGGACGGCTGCTGGCCGCGCTGGCCCTTCGCGCCGGGCTGGGCCCCAACGCCGTCACGGCTATCAGCGCGGTCTTCACCTTCTCCGGGATCGCCCTGCTGACGGTCTTCCCGCCGTCAGGGGCGCTCGGGATCGGGGTGGCACTGCTGCTGGTGGTCGGCTACGCCCTTGACTCGGCCGACGGACAGGTCGCCCGGATGCAGGGCAGCGGATCGCCGGCCGGAGAGTGGCTGGACCACATGGTGGATGCGGTGAAGACCTCTGCGCTTCCCTTGGCGCTCGCCGTCGGACTGTACCGCTTCGGCGCGGTGGACCGCTGGTGGCTGCTGGTCCCACTGGCCGCCGCCGTCATCTCAGCCGTGCTGTTCTTCAGCATGATCCTCACCGAGCAGCTGAGGCGCCAACACAGGCTGGTCTCCGTCGCAGCCCCGGGCAACCGGTCCTGGGTCCGGTCGGTGCTGGTGGTCCCGATGGACTACGGGGTCCTCTGCCTCTCCTTCGCTTTCTACGGCGTGGTTCCGCTTTTCCTCGCCGTCTACACCCTGATCGTCGCCGCGACGGCAGGCTTCCTGCTGCTGGCATCCGTCAAATGGTTCCGTGAGATTTCCGCCTTCCCGCCGGCGCCAGGCCGCGAGAGCCGGCAACGCCTCCCGCAGCCGACCGAACCAACCGGCAGCATCACTGGAACTGGGGTCCCGCAATGA
- a CDS encoding LuxR family transcriptional regulator yields MESLTDAVTLIGRSGVVKEVVRCLRDEGRAGAVIVGSSGSGKTAVVKAVLAELHPQGTVIRLAATPALAAVPFGALAPYLAGLPAHDLDSYAAVLAAVTASLRAEPKLALFVIDDAQSLDRGTVQLVAQAVATGAARLLATCRPGPLIPEEFLALWDDGIIAKFDLAPLSRSEVHQLCEQVLRAEVSPWVSEVFAKLTEGNPFMLMSLIEHARATGAIGQRRGAWFLLAAPDLGSVPAADLLDHQIRSMSPEEKTAAAIVALAGPLSLGQILRFSSPRAVDALEMAGIITVSRDRDRIVKPASPLIGEIIRRRVPAGRSASLRTSLLALPWAGAVHPDAFLNQLRWSLDTGAEVPAVELLRAATAANIQLDTATALRAAGAIQEEHFLSEARIQLAYSNYILGRSGASAGYLEAAQPVRYGRASYLAALLAARLGTAAASLELPREAGGGGLDAGDPDQRRWAGPTAGVAAGLLLERWEGRTAELQERLQGLVAAAEGNPEIRIPAVSRLAEVLTAQGRVLAGLGIDREAWNGVQGAGLALPLVYEDVLERHCLNLIRAGEWEELASALDDYTAGLSPRLLYSGGMLHVMRGYSRLRQGRIPESLAELLLGVEELLIADPWELLAFAHAVAAYAAAAAGHPGDAAEQTLAFRSTAYREPATLGLLAEAYCTAAEVASGRDGDDGRRELDRLADEAQRQGLRGVETDIRRLALHGGDTAAAAALAASSSAVEGPEARLLRDYALAVAASDSTKLMAVSDQALSAGYLLLALEAAQQAARLLEHDPDKWKLTAVQRKVHHRMVAAGMSGQMNIVRGEHYADLTARETEILKLVAGGATNAEIAARLTLSQRTVEGHLYRIFGKLGVSRRGELVDVQRDLPQQ; encoded by the coding sequence GTGGAAAGCCTGACTGATGCCGTGACCCTGATCGGCCGCTCCGGCGTCGTCAAGGAGGTGGTCCGCTGCCTCCGTGACGAGGGCAGGGCCGGGGCCGTGATCGTCGGGAGTTCGGGGTCCGGTAAGACCGCCGTCGTGAAGGCCGTCCTTGCGGAACTGCACCCGCAGGGAACGGTGATCAGGCTCGCAGCGACCCCGGCGCTCGCCGCGGTCCCGTTCGGTGCACTCGCACCGTACCTGGCAGGTCTCCCGGCGCATGACCTGGATTCGTACGCTGCCGTGTTGGCCGCCGTGACAGCCAGTCTGAGGGCTGAGCCAAAGCTGGCCCTGTTCGTGATTGACGACGCCCAGAGCCTGGACCGGGGGACGGTCCAGCTGGTGGCGCAGGCCGTGGCCACCGGCGCGGCCCGGCTGCTCGCCACCTGCCGTCCCGGGCCGCTGATTCCCGAGGAGTTCCTGGCACTGTGGGATGACGGCATCATTGCGAAGTTCGATTTGGCGCCCCTCAGCCGTTCCGAGGTGCACCAACTCTGCGAACAGGTGCTGCGCGCCGAGGTGTCCCCTTGGGTGAGCGAGGTCTTCGCCAAGCTGACGGAGGGCAATCCGTTTATGCTGATGTCCCTGATCGAGCACGCCCGCGCGACCGGAGCCATCGGGCAGCGACGCGGAGCGTGGTTCCTCCTCGCGGCGCCGGATCTGGGGAGCGTCCCGGCCGCTGACCTGCTAGACCACCAGATCCGCTCGATGTCCCCGGAGGAAAAGACGGCCGCCGCCATTGTCGCCCTGGCCGGGCCGCTCTCGCTCGGCCAGATCCTCAGGTTCAGCAGCCCCCGTGCCGTCGACGCCCTCGAGATGGCCGGAATCATCACCGTCTCACGGGACCGCGACCGGATCGTCAAACCCGCCAGCCCGCTTATCGGGGAGATCATCCGCCGCCGCGTGCCCGCGGGACGGAGCGCCAGTCTCCGGACCAGCCTGCTGGCGCTGCCCTGGGCGGGCGCGGTGCACCCGGATGCCTTCCTGAACCAGCTGCGCTGGTCGCTGGATACCGGGGCCGAGGTCCCCGCCGTGGAACTGCTCCGGGCCGCCACGGCAGCGAATATCCAGCTGGACACCGCGACGGCGCTCCGGGCCGCGGGCGCCATCCAGGAGGAGCACTTCCTTTCGGAGGCGAGGATCCAGCTGGCCTATTCCAATTACATCCTCGGCCGGAGCGGGGCGTCGGCCGGTTACCTCGAAGCAGCGCAGCCGGTGCGCTACGGCCGGGCCTCTTATCTCGCCGCACTCCTGGCCGCCCGGCTCGGAACCGCAGCGGCATCCCTCGAGCTTCCGCGCGAGGCGGGCGGCGGGGGACTGGACGCCGGCGACCCCGACCAGCGGCGCTGGGCGGGGCCAACCGCGGGCGTGGCCGCCGGCCTCCTGCTGGAGCGCTGGGAGGGCCGGACCGCGGAGCTTCAGGAACGGCTGCAGGGGCTCGTCGCCGCCGCGGAGGGCAACCCGGAAATCCGCATCCCGGCGGTGTCTCGCCTGGCCGAGGTGCTCACCGCCCAGGGCCGGGTGCTCGCGGGACTGGGCATCGACCGGGAGGCCTGGAATGGGGTGCAGGGAGCCGGCCTGGCGCTTCCCCTGGTCTACGAAGACGTGCTGGAACGGCACTGCCTGAACCTCATCCGCGCTGGCGAATGGGAGGAACTCGCCTCCGCCTTGGACGACTACACCGCCGGATTGTCCCCGCGGCTGCTATACAGCGGGGGCATGCTGCACGTGATGCGTGGCTACTCCCGGCTGCGGCAGGGCCGGATCCCGGAAAGCCTCGCCGAACTGTTGCTCGGTGTGGAAGAACTCCTGATCGCCGACCCCTGGGAACTGCTGGCCTTCGCGCACGCCGTCGCTGCCTACGCCGCCGCCGCCGCCGGACACCCCGGCGACGCGGCCGAACAGACGCTGGCCTTCCGCAGCACCGCGTACCGCGAGCCGGCAACGCTTGGGCTCCTTGCGGAGGCCTACTGCACCGCTGCGGAGGTCGCTTCTGGCCGGGACGGCGACGACGGCCGCCGCGAACTTGACCGGCTCGCGGACGAAGCGCAGCGGCAGGGGCTGCGGGGCGTGGAAACCGACATTCGACGGCTAGCGCTGCATGGCGGGGACACGGCAGCCGCGGCCGCCCTGGCGGCCAGTAGCAGCGCCGTCGAAGGCCCTGAGGCGCGGCTGCTGCGGGACTACGCGCTCGCCGTCGCCGCATCGGATTCGACCAAGCTGATGGCCGTGAGCGATCAGGCTCTGAGCGCCGGATACCTGTTGCTGGCGCTCGAGGCCGCCCAGCAGGCCGCGCGTCTGCTCGAACATGATCCGGACAAATGGAAGCTGACCGCGGTCCAGCGCAAGGTGCACCACCGGATGGTCGCCGCCGGCATGTCCGGCCAGATGAACATCGTCCGCGGCGAGCATTACGCCGACCTCACCGCCCGGGAAACCGAGATCCTGAAGCTGGTGGCGGGCGGGGCCACGAACGCGGAAATAGCCGCCCGGCTGACCTTGTCGCAACGGACCGTCGAAGGCCATCTCTACCGCATCTTCGGGAAGCTCGGCGTCAGCCGCCGGGGTGAGCTCGTGGACGTCCAGCGTGATTTACCGCAGCAGTGA
- a CDS encoding DUF1972 domain-containing protein, with the protein MSGLHIAMVGTRGVPARYGGFETAIEEIGQRLVQRGHRVTVYCREMGDGARPARHLGMDLVHLPALRKRSLETLSHTGLSVAHLLRHRPDAAIVFNAANAPYLPAIRAAGVPVATHVDGLEWKRAKWGRAGRNYYQLVERLAVRWSDALIADAAGIQDYYREKFDADTVYLAYGAPLQAGGGTDRLGELGLAPRGYHLVVARFEPENHVHLIVEGFARSAARLPLVVVGSAPYSDRYTSMVHGLGDDRVRFVGGIWDQELLDQLYANALVYWHGHSVGGTNPSLLRAIGSGTATNAFDVGFNREVLETAGRYFAGPDDVTRLVHEAESPGSDADARGRHARQLARRYNWDDVAAGYEQLCEGLLSTRSRSARQGPAAATRDRTSAPRPSLGAGQ; encoded by the coding sequence ATGAGCGGGCTGCATATCGCGATGGTGGGCACGCGCGGGGTTCCGGCCCGCTACGGGGGTTTCGAAACCGCCATCGAGGAAATCGGGCAGCGGCTCGTACAGCGCGGCCACCGCGTCACGGTCTACTGCCGTGAGATGGGCGACGGCGCCCGGCCGGCCCGGCACCTCGGCATGGACCTCGTCCATCTTCCGGCGCTGCGCAAAAGGTCCCTTGAGACGCTGAGCCATACCGGGCTTTCCGTCGCCCACCTGCTCCGGCATCGTCCGGACGCCGCCATCGTCTTCAACGCGGCCAACGCGCCCTACCTGCCCGCGATCCGGGCCGCAGGCGTTCCGGTGGCCACCCACGTCGACGGGCTGGAATGGAAGCGTGCCAAGTGGGGCCGGGCCGGCCGGAACTACTATCAGCTGGTCGAACGGCTCGCGGTCCGGTGGTCTGACGCGCTGATCGCGGATGCGGCCGGCATCCAGGACTACTACCGGGAGAAGTTCGACGCCGACACGGTCTACCTGGCCTACGGGGCGCCGCTGCAGGCCGGCGGCGGCACCGACCGGCTAGGGGAACTGGGCCTGGCGCCCCGCGGCTACCATCTCGTCGTCGCCCGCTTCGAGCCAGAAAACCACGTCCACCTCATCGTCGAAGGGTTCGCCCGGAGCGCCGCCCGGCTTCCGCTCGTCGTCGTCGGCTCTGCGCCCTACTCGGACCGCTACACAAGCATGGTCCACGGACTCGGCGACGACAGGGTCCGCTTCGTGGGCGGCATCTGGGACCAGGAGCTGCTGGACCAGCTGTACGCGAACGCGTTGGTGTACTGGCACGGACACTCCGTGGGCGGCACCAACCCCTCGCTGCTGCGGGCCATTGGTTCGGGCACGGCCACCAACGCGTTCGACGTCGGATTCAACCGCGAGGTGCTCGAAACCGCCGGGCGGTATTTCGCCGGCCCCGACGACGTCACCCGGCTGGTTCACGAGGCCGAAAGCCCCGGCTCCGACGCCGACGCCCGGGGGCGCCACGCCCGGCAGCTGGCGCGCCGCTACAACTGGGACGACGTCGCGGCCGGATACGAACAGCTCTGTGAGGGGCTCCTGAGCACCAGGAGCCGGAGCGCCCGGCAGGGCCCCGCGGCTGCAACCCGCGACCGGACTTCGGCGCCTCGGCCGAGCCTGGGAGCCGGACAATGA
- a CDS encoding sugar transferase, with amino-acid sequence MAVAYAIHIDAEDMLARTPAVSTYVSLSISIVVAWIVALEVHRTREETVLGVGAEEYKRVMDATLGVFGGIAIVVLLLGIDVVRSHFAIALPAGSLLLLLSRWRWRAWLNRQRNFGHYLSKVIVVGEPADVEYVIRQFGKVSGAAYEVVGAALPTGYTATHLQISATRVPVLCDVASVAGKVVETGANAVVVAGQLQGGSRAIRQLGWALEGTHASLVLAASLTDVAGPRIHWRPVEGLPLMHVELPEFSGGKHTLKRAVDVVASAAALLLLSPLLCALAWVIARDSMGPVFFRQERVGRNGERFQMIKFRSMVVTAEEDLARLKELNEGAGLLFKMKDDPRVTKCGRWLRKYSLDELPQFWNVLKGDMSLVGPRPQLPREVEGYEGDVTRRLLIKPGITGLWQVNGRSNLGWEESVRWDLYYVENWSLTGDIMILWRTVKVILNPVGAY; translated from the coding sequence GTGGCGGTGGCCTATGCGATCCACATCGACGCAGAGGACATGCTCGCCCGAACGCCGGCCGTCAGCACCTATGTGTCCCTCAGCATCTCCATCGTCGTGGCCTGGATCGTCGCGCTCGAAGTGCACAGGACCAGGGAGGAGACCGTGCTCGGCGTCGGAGCCGAGGAATACAAACGGGTCATGGACGCCACCCTGGGGGTCTTCGGCGGAATCGCCATCGTGGTCCTGCTGCTCGGCATCGACGTGGTGCGCAGCCATTTCGCGATCGCCCTCCCGGCCGGTTCCCTGCTGCTCCTCCTGAGCCGGTGGCGGTGGCGGGCCTGGTTGAACCGCCAACGCAACTTCGGCCACTACCTCTCCAAGGTGATCGTGGTGGGCGAGCCCGCAGACGTTGAATACGTCATCCGCCAGTTCGGCAAGGTATCCGGTGCCGCGTACGAGGTGGTGGGGGCGGCCCTGCCGACCGGCTACACCGCCACCCACCTGCAGATTTCCGCCACCCGGGTCCCCGTGCTCTGCGATGTCGCCTCGGTCGCCGGGAAGGTGGTCGAGACCGGGGCGAACGCCGTCGTCGTGGCCGGGCAGCTGCAGGGCGGAAGCCGTGCCATCCGCCAGCTCGGCTGGGCCTTGGAAGGCACGCACGCGAGCCTGGTTCTGGCCGCCAGCCTGACCGACGTCGCCGGTCCCCGGATCCATTGGCGGCCGGTGGAGGGCCTGCCGCTGATGCACGTGGAACTGCCGGAATTCAGCGGCGGCAAGCACACGCTCAAACGCGCCGTCGACGTGGTTGCCTCGGCCGCGGCGCTGCTGCTCCTCTCGCCGCTGCTGTGCGCCTTGGCCTGGGTCATCGCTCGCGACAGCATGGGACCGGTTTTCTTCCGGCAGGAAAGGGTCGGCCGGAACGGGGAACGGTTCCAGATGATCAAGTTCCGTTCCATGGTGGTGACCGCGGAGGAGGACCTGGCGCGGCTCAAGGAGCTGAACGAGGGCGCGGGGCTGCTCTTCAAGATGAAGGATGACCCGCGGGTCACAAAGTGCGGCCGCTGGCTGCGGAAGTATTCGCTCGACGAATTGCCGCAGTTCTGGAACGTCCTCAAAGGGGACATGAGCCTGGTGGGGCCGCGTCCGCAGCTGCCCCGCGAGGTTGAGGGCTACGAGGGCGACGTGACCCGCCGGCTGCTGATCAAACCCGGCATCACCGGGCTGTGGCAGGTGAACGGCCGGTCGAATCTTGGCTGGGAAGAGAGCGTCCGCTGGGACCTCTACTACGTGGAGAACTGGTCGTTGACGGGAGACATCATGATCCTCTGGCGCACCGTCAAGGTCATCCTGAACCCGGTGGGGGCTTACTAA
- a CDS encoding adenylyltransferase/cytidyltransferase family protein translates to MGLRIGYAPGAFDLFHIGHLNILKHARSQCDFLVAGVVSDEMLEQAKGRRPVVPLAERMEIVASIGYVDKVYAETVPDKLQVWEELRFNVFFKGDDWKGTPQGDRLEAAFRAVGVDVVFFPYTVQTSSSSLRTALELINRSPEPGQRLHGVRL, encoded by the coding sequence ATGGGTCTCAGAATCGGTTACGCGCCGGGGGCGTTCGATTTGTTCCACATCGGGCATCTCAACATCCTCAAGCACGCCAGGAGCCAATGCGACTTCCTGGTCGCCGGCGTCGTCTCGGACGAAATGCTGGAACAGGCCAAGGGGAGGCGCCCAGTGGTCCCGCTGGCCGAGCGGATGGAGATCGTCGCCAGCATCGGCTACGTGGACAAGGTCTACGCGGAAACTGTCCCGGACAAGCTCCAGGTCTGGGAGGAGCTCCGATTCAACGTCTTCTTCAAAGGCGATGACTGGAAGGGCACCCCCCAGGGCGACAGGCTGGAGGCCGCGTTCCGGGCCGTCGGCGTGGACGTCGTCTTCTTCCCGTACACCGTGCAGACGTCCAGTTCCTCGTTACGCACCGCCTTGGAGTTGATCAACCGTTCGCCTGAACCCGGCCAACGCCTCCATGGGGTGCGGCTATGA